A section of the Euwallacea similis isolate ESF13 chromosome 9, ESF131.1, whole genome shotgun sequence genome encodes:
- the Wdr37 gene encoding WD repeat-containing protein 37, which produces MSGSHNTPYSKIQKVKRGSLNRPQSAAIMDSDFSTGFKSDIENEPMSQAYKARLHALFAQIEREFDLLYQENQSLQDKIEILNEKLEKDTFDKPDCPDFESNFSKVLSKKLSSSSQKSKTAHKLKAQTSKIVSSFKAPNYSCSLIKEYVGHKDGVWEVSVARPGIGVIGTASADHTACIWSIDSTRCLLQYQGHSGSVNSIRFHPSKDLVLTGGGDAVAHIWQAAVNWDLPKGHSSEEELEEGEQLVSGEDSSEVIAQRGASLRTPVGELNGHTGAIAAAEWLAGAELAITASWDRLAILHDVETCTQLLTLAGHDQELTHTASHPTQKLAVTSSRDTTFRLWDFREAVHAVSVFQGHTESVTSAVFAREDKVVSSSDDRSVKVWDLRNMRSPVATIRVDSAVNRLSVSASGLIAIPHDNRHIRLYDLSGVRLARLPRSSRQGHNRMVACTAWTEEIIGGVNLFTCGFDRRVLGWSITSLKDL; this is translated from the exons ATGTCAGGGAGTCACAATACTCCCTACAGCAAAATACAAAAGGTTAAAAGGGGCTCATTGAATAGGCCTCAAAGCGCTGCCATCATGGACAGCGACTTCTCCACGGGCTTCAAGAGCGACATTGAGAATGAGCCAATGTCCCAAGCTTATAAAGCAAGGTTGCATGCTTTGTTTGCTCAAATTGAACGGGAGTTTGATTTGCTGTACCAAGAAAACCAAAGCT TGCAAGACAAAATTGAAATCCTTAATGAGAAGCTGGAAAAGGACACTTTTGATAAACCAGACTGCCCAGACTTTGAAAGCAATTTCTCCAAAGTACTGAGCAAAAAAC TCAGCTCATCTTcacaaaaatccaaaactgCCCACAAACTGAAGGCGCAAACGAGTAAAATTGTGTCCAGCTTTAAAGCCCCAAACTACAGCTGCTCCCTCATTAAAGAGTATGTGGGACATAAAGACGGTGTTTGGGAGGTTTCGGTGGCACGTCCAGGAATTGGTGTTATTGGAACTGCTTCAGCAG ACCATACAGCTTGCATTTGGAGCATTGATTCTACTCGTTGTTTGCTGCAGTACCAGGGGCATTCAGGCTCTGTAAATTCTATCAGATTCCATCCCTCAAAAGATTTGGTTCTTACAGGGGGAGGGGATGCTGTGGCTCATATATGGCAGGCGGCAGTAAATTGGGATCTTCCA aagGGACACTCTTCAGAGGAGGAATTAGAAGAAGGAGAGCAACTAGTTTCAGGGGAGGATTCATCTGAGGTTATAGCTCAGAGAGGAGCCTCACTCAGGACCCCAGTAGGGGAGTTGAATGGGCATACTGGGGCAATAGCCGCCGCCGAATGGCTGGCAGGAGCAGAACTGGCCATTACAGCCTCATGGGACCGCCTGGCCATATTACATGATGTGGAAACATGCACACAGCTACTCACTTTAGCAG GCCATGACCAGGAATTAACCCATACAGCCAGCCACCCCACTCAAAAATTAGCAGTAACCTCGTCGAGAGACACCACTTTCCGTTTATGGGACTTCAGAGAAGCCGTTCATGCAGTCTCTGTATTCCAAGGCCACACAGA AAGCGTTACGTCTGCGGTTTTCGCCCGAGAAGACAAGGTGGTGTCTAGTTCGGACGACCGTAGCGTTAAGGTGTGGGACTTGCGCAATATGCGATCTCCAGTGGCTACCATCCGAGTGGATTCAGCAGTGAACCGGCTTTCGGTATCCGCTAGTGGCCTAATAGCGATTCCTCATGACAACCGACATATTCGGTTATATGATTTAAGTGGGGTTCG attggCCAGATTACCTAGAAGCAGCAGGCAAGGCCACAATAGGATGGTGGCATGTACTGCGTGGACAGAAGAGATCATAGGCGGGGTTAATTTGTTTACTTGCGGGTTCGATAGGCGGGTTTTAGGGTGGTCCATTACATCCCTCAAGGATTTGTAA
- the LOC136410878 gene encoding E3 ubiquitin-protein ligase RNF139-like, with translation MTSFSNIDSNTSINQGVQWCPILLELISTIRIELMEKIHNIEQFVINLHNIYAFVCQISFFILCEYQLVNRDLSDKRADKYIVVALSTVLFYSVVGYFATRMRDIYQRNPVHRTTTISPSLVNYMKWLCKIVLEWAKAVVVVLCLREHGLQYNPRLAYSLITFIYYLCTERICVEAFSQFVEAMDIEKLENLEHLYVPLFMNLLVIAMGFAMGVYNLYVNYSNFILLSLYFMVYLRIKDVYYNYWQLLLFEREAYSNFHVATRKEIDDWDDICAVCLNRMSNARITPCNHLFHPYCLKQCLRTSLYCPLCKQYLVEVLQRRVK, from the exons ATGACTTCATTTAGCAACATCGACTCGAATACTTCCATCAATCAAGGCGTTC AGTGGTGTCCCATTCTCCTGGAATTAATCTCAACCATCCGAATTGAGCTTATGGAGAAGATCCATAACATTGAACAGTTCGTCATCAACTTGCACAACATCTACGCCTTCGTCTGCCAG ATAAGCTTCTTTATTCTGTGCGAGTACCAATTGGTCAATCGCGATTTGTCAGACAAAAGGGCAGATAAATATATTGTGGTGGCCTTAAGCACTGTTCTGTTTTACTCGGTGGTTGGGTACTTCGCTACTAGAATGCGCGACATCTACCAACGTAATCCAGTGCACAGGACCACTACAATATCGCCCTCTTTAGTCAACTACATGAAGTGGCTGTGTAAGATCGTACTGGAATGGGCAAAGGCGGTAGTGGTCGTATTGTGCTTACGCGAGCACGGCCTCCAATACAACCCCAGGCTGGCTTACAGCCTGATCACCTTTATCTACTATTTGTGCACTGAACGAATCTGCGTGGAGGCTTTCTCCCAGTTCGTGGAAGCAATGGATATCGAAAAATTAGAGAATTTGGAGCACCTATACGTCCCTCTATTCATGAATCTCTTGGTCATCGCCATGGGGTTCGCGATGGGGGTCTACAACCTCTATGTAAACTACTCCAATTTTATACTGTTAAGTCTGTACTTTATGGTGTATCTGAGGATTAAGGATGTGTATTACAACTATTGGCAGCTGCTGCTATTCGAGAGAGAGGCTTATTCCAATTTCCATGTGGCTACCCGCAAAGAAATAGATGATTGGGATGATATTTGTGCAGTTTGCTTAAATAGAATGTCCAATGCTCGAATTACGCCTTGCAACCATTTGTTCCACCCTTATTGCCTCAAGCAGTGTCTGAGGACCTCCTTGTATTGTCCGCTGTGCAAGCAATACTTGGTAGAGGTACTACAGAGGCGTGTGAAATAA
- the LOC136410825 gene encoding neuroparsin-A-like, translated as MQFSSVLLLTLAIAFLLTTRASAMAITEKWVCTPCIGGECDERPMNYCVYGEARDACGRRVCAKGPMERCGGSMNVLGVCGEGLMCKSDERCHGCLMATMECSNY; from the exons ATGCAGTTTAGCAGTGTACTTCTCCTGACTTTGGCTATTGCCTTTTTGCTGACCACGCGCGCAAGCGCTAT GGCGATAACCGAAAAGTGGGTGTGCACACCCTGTATTGGAGGTGAGTGCGACGAGAGGCCCATGAACTACTGCGTGTATGGAGAAGCCCGAGATGCGTGCGGCAGGAGAGTTTGCGCAAAG GGTCCAATGGAACGTTGCGGTGGAAGTATGAACGTCCTAGGGGTGTGCGGAGAGGGTCTGATGTGCAAATCAGACGAACGTTGCCACGGCTGCCTGATGGCGACCATGGAGTGCTCCAATTACTAA
- the LOC136410823 gene encoding RING finger protein 145 homolog isoform X1, which produces MGMITRVRGRLRSLHTLPKLDEKVRDERIAETVCLLSVLFLLPYCSRGHAPLLVSLGSWFVTTYSFLVLPILISANYKYPVRWLRHIIRKLPGMFRKYSKPTWSIIRKTYAPLDKCERTFMKMKNISTLVTQMVFFMLCDRVLLCSFGGENCPVKKVTALYSLMFYNVIAYCVSYIKELIEKEDWSVTVNMTQHSNIKHLAMSATKIVLEWTKAVTFIITVTFMLLVFGLEQGLEHYHPTALYTFITWTYYMCTEKVFVDLFLPLLQMLKLKSLEALEQFYVPVYLRYYTIALATTLSLCLLLYGQFSFALFAFYITVFLKVKDTMFNCLKTLKKELAMLGQFRQATSEEIDNCDDVCAVCLCPMERARVTPCQHMFHASCLRECLNNSNNCPICKREYVFVH; this is translated from the exons ATGGGGATGATTACGAGGGTGCGGGGGAGGCTCAGAAGTCTACACACTCTGCCCAAGCTGGATGAGAAAGTACGAGATGAAAGAATTGCTGAAACTG TCTGTCTGCTATCCGTGCTCTTTCTGCTCCCGTACTGCTCCAGAGGCCACGCTCCTTTATTGGTGAGCCTGGGTAGCTGGTTCGTGACCACCTACTCCTTCCTGGTGCTTCCCATTCTCATCTCGGCCAACTACAAGTACCCGGTACGATGGTTGCGTCATATAATTCGAAAATTACCCG GCATGTTCCGGAAGTACTCCAAACCAACGTGGAGCATCATACGTAAAACTTACGCCCCCCTTGATAAATGCGAGCGGACCttcatgaaaatgaaaaacatttccaCCCTAGTTACCCAA ATGGTGTTCTTCATGCTCTGTGATCGAGTGCTGCTCTGCAGCTTCGGCGGCGAAAATTGTCCTGTCAAGAAAGTGACCGCCCTGTATTCCCTGATGTTCTACAACGTTATCGCTTACTGCGTCAGCTACATCAAAGAGCTTATTGAGAAGGAGGACTGGTCAGTGACGGTGAATATGACGCAACACAGCAACATCAAGCATTTGGCCATGTCAGCCACCAAGATCGTATTGGAATGGACTAAGGCGGTCACCTTTATTATCACTGTGACCTTCATGCTCTTGGTGTTCGGGCTGGAGCAAGGGTTGGAGCATTACCACCCTACCGCTCTTTACACTTTTATCACCTGGACTTACTACATGTGCACAGAGAAGGTCTTCGTGGATTTATTCCTGCCTCTACTCCAGATGCTCAAACTCAAATCGTTGGAGGCGTTGGAGCAGTTCTACGTCCCAGTGTATCTACGTTACTACACCATCGCCCTAGCAACCACTCTCTCCCTTTGCCTGCTGCTCTATGGTCAATTCTCTTTCGCTCTCTTCGCGTTTTACATCACGGTGTTTTTGAAAGTCAAAGACACCATGTTCAACTGCCTGAAGACGCTGAAAAAGGAGCTAGCCATGTTGGGGCAGTTCAGACAAGCCACCTCGGAGGAAATTGACAATTGCGATGACGTGTGCGCAGTGTGTTTGTGCCCAATGGAACGAGCAAGAGTCACCCCTTGTCAGCACATGTTCCACGCTAGCTGCTTAAGGGAGTGTTTGAATAACTCCAACAACTGCCCAATCTGCAAGAGGGAGTATGTGTTCGTGCACTAA
- the LOC136410823 gene encoding RING finger protein 145 homolog isoform X2 produces MGMITRVRGRLRSLHTLPKLDEKVRDERIAETGMFRKYSKPTWSIIRKTYAPLDKCERTFMKMKNISTLVTQMVFFMLCDRVLLCSFGGENCPVKKVTALYSLMFYNVIAYCVSYIKELIEKEDWSVTVNMTQHSNIKHLAMSATKIVLEWTKAVTFIITVTFMLLVFGLEQGLEHYHPTALYTFITWTYYMCTEKVFVDLFLPLLQMLKLKSLEALEQFYVPVYLRYYTIALATTLSLCLLLYGQFSFALFAFYITVFLKVKDTMFNCLKTLKKELAMLGQFRQATSEEIDNCDDVCAVCLCPMERARVTPCQHMFHASCLRECLNNSNNCPICKREYVFVH; encoded by the exons ATGGGGATGATTACGAGGGTGCGGGGGAGGCTCAGAAGTCTACACACTCTGCCCAAGCTGGATGAGAAAGTACGAGATGAAAGAATTGCTGAAACTG GCATGTTCCGGAAGTACTCCAAACCAACGTGGAGCATCATACGTAAAACTTACGCCCCCCTTGATAAATGCGAGCGGACCttcatgaaaatgaaaaacatttccaCCCTAGTTACCCAA ATGGTGTTCTTCATGCTCTGTGATCGAGTGCTGCTCTGCAGCTTCGGCGGCGAAAATTGTCCTGTCAAGAAAGTGACCGCCCTGTATTCCCTGATGTTCTACAACGTTATCGCTTACTGCGTCAGCTACATCAAAGAGCTTATTGAGAAGGAGGACTGGTCAGTGACGGTGAATATGACGCAACACAGCAACATCAAGCATTTGGCCATGTCAGCCACCAAGATCGTATTGGAATGGACTAAGGCGGTCACCTTTATTATCACTGTGACCTTCATGCTCTTGGTGTTCGGGCTGGAGCAAGGGTTGGAGCATTACCACCCTACCGCTCTTTACACTTTTATCACCTGGACTTACTACATGTGCACAGAGAAGGTCTTCGTGGATTTATTCCTGCCTCTACTCCAGATGCTCAAACTCAAATCGTTGGAGGCGTTGGAGCAGTTCTACGTCCCAGTGTATCTACGTTACTACACCATCGCCCTAGCAACCACTCTCTCCCTTTGCCTGCTGCTCTATGGTCAATTCTCTTTCGCTCTCTTCGCGTTTTACATCACGGTGTTTTTGAAAGTCAAAGACACCATGTTCAACTGCCTGAAGACGCTGAAAAAGGAGCTAGCCATGTTGGGGCAGTTCAGACAAGCCACCTCGGAGGAAATTGACAATTGCGATGACGTGTGCGCAGTGTGTTTGTGCCCAATGGAACGAGCAAGAGTCACCCCTTGTCAGCACATGTTCCACGCTAGCTGCTTAAGGGAGTGTTTGAATAACTCCAACAACTGCCCAATCTGCAAGAGGGAGTATGTGTTCGTGCACTAA